One window of the Rosa rugosa chromosome 3, drRosRugo1.1, whole genome shotgun sequence genome contains the following:
- the LOC133737188 gene encoding putative FBD-associated F-box protein At5g56690 yields the protein MAVDDVIHQILPLLPTKSAVRMSCLSKQWQAVWFSLSILDFDEGDPAHDSDNKLEKLQHTNFINILDRYCRNAKNKKLLEKFRLRMTTFSIVRDSVVVNKCLSFAVGRSLKELDISLRPKHRPFLCCLSLQTLLDAKSLTTLSLEFVRIKVDDNTSYYLETLPSLKSLSLKSVQLISEALSLLVSGCPSIEYLSLCSCTF from the coding sequence ATGGCCGTGGACGATGTTATCCATCAAATTCTCCCTCTCCTTCCCACCAAATCTGCCGTCCGAATGAGCTGTCTTTCAAAGCAATGGCAAGCTGTATGGTTTTCCCTCTCTATATTAGATTTCGATGAAGGCGATCCGGCGCATGATAGTGACAATAAGCTTGAGAAACTTCAACATACAAACTTCATCAACATCTTGGATAGGTATTGCCGGAATGCAAAAAACAAGAAGCTCTTAGAAAAGTTCAGGCTTCGCATGACTACGTTCAGTATAGTTAGAGACTCTGTTGTGGTAAATAAGTGTTTGAGTTTTGCAGTTGGGAGAAGCCTCAAAGAATTAGACATCAGCCTAAGACCTAAGCATAGGCCGTTCCTTTGCTGTTTATCACTTCAGACCCTTCTTGATGCAAAATCTTTAACTACCTTAAGTTTGGAGTTTGTGAGAATAAAGGTGGATGACAATACTAGTTATTACCTTGAAACCCTTCCGTCTTTGAAAAGTTTGTCACTCAAGAGTGTACAACTGATTTCAGAGGCTTTGTCGCTTTTAGTTTCGGGTTGCCCTTCGATTGAGTATTTGTCACTATGCTCATGTACGTTCTAG